The DNA region CGCAACCAACCAGAAATACAGCAAAGCACAGTTCGCTGAATCCAGGCAATTGAGCCGAATGGAGAAAGACATTTTGGCAGCGGTGCTGCTGGAACAACATACGTACTCCATGGAAGAAGCACAGCAACACATCCAACAATTTATGAATGGGGAGGCACAATAATGGCTGGAGGAACATGGACGACTCAAAACAAGGTACGCCCTGGCGTATATATGAATTTTGCATCGGAGGGCTCATTGCCGGGTACGGTAGGTGAGCGAGGAACGGTGGCTTTGGCATTGCCATTGTCATGGGGACAAGCGGGCACGATCCTGACTGTACAAGCGGGTGAAGATGTACAAGCCAAATTAGGCTATGACTGGCCCCAATTGCTGCTCATCCGTGAGGCGTTGAAACGGGCACAGACTTTGCTTCTCTATCGTCTCAATGCGGGTACAACAGCCAAAGCAACACTGGACAAACTAACGGTGACAGCTCAACACGGCGGTGTGCGTGGTAACGATTTGGCAGTTGTAATCTCAGCTAATATCAATGATCCAGACCAATTGGATGTCTCCACTTTGCTTGCGGGTAAGGAAGTGGACAAACAAACGGCATCTACCATCGAAGAACTGGAAGCCAACGCATACGTTACATTCACTGGTGCAGGAGCCCTCACAACTACAGCCGCGCTCCCACTAACAGGTGGACAGGATGGTACAGCAACCAACCAGGAGCATGCGGATTTCCTTACGAAACTGGAAGTACTGGATTTTAACACCGTCGGTCTGATCTCGGATGACGCCACATTGAAATCGGTCTACACCGCCTACATCAAGCGTTTGCGCGACACTGAGGGCAAGAAGGTACAACTGGTGCTGGCAGATTATCCGGCTGCGGATCACGAAGGAGTGATCAGTGTCAAAAACGGCGTTGTGCTCGCAGACGGTACCGTTTTGACGCCGAAACAAACGGTAGCATGGACGGCCGGCGCAACAGCTGGAGCCAATCTCAATGAATCCCTGACGTTCCGTGCCTATGACGATGCCGTGGATGTTAACGGCCGACTGACGCACAGCGAGACGGAAGCGGCACTGCGCAATGGTGAGTTCGTCTTTACGGCGAGCAGCAACCGCGCGGTGGTGGAGCAGGATGTGAATACGTTCCGTTCCGTAACACCGGATAAGGCACGTCATTTTGCCAAAAACCGTGTTGTTCGTGTGCTCGATGGCATTGCCAACGACATGAAACGGATTTTCGAGTCCTATTTTATCGGCAAAGTCAACAACAACGAAGATGGGCGCAGCCTGTTCCGTTCCCAATGTGTTACGTACCTGAAGCAGCTTCAGGATATCGGGGCAATCCAAAATTTTGATTCCAAAACGGATATCACTGTTACTCCGGGAAATGAAACAGACAGCATTCTTATCGAGATTCAGGTTCAACCAGTAGATTCCGTTGAAAAAGTATACATGAAAGTGAAGGTGGTTTAAGATGGCATTTTTGAAAGCAAGTGACACGATCTCCGGCCAGGAGGGCCGCGCATACGCAACGATTAATGGACAGACCGAAGAAATGTTCTATGTGAAGACACTGGAAGCAACGGTGGAGAAACAAAAAGCAGAGGTCAAAACCCTTGGCCGCCGCGGTGTACAGCACAAAGCTACTGGTTGGTCCGGCTCGGGTTCCATGACGATCTTTTATACCACCTCCCGTTTCCGTGAGTTGATGCTCCAGTACATGCAGAATGGCGTGGACACCTACTTCGACATTGAAGTGACCAACGAAGATCCTTCGTCCACCATTGGAAAACAGACCGTGACCCTCAAAGGCGTCAACCTCGACAGTGTAATCATGGCATCCCTGGATACCGAATCCGAGGCGTTGGAGGAAGAAGTAAGCTTTACCTTTGAAGATGTCGATATGCCTGTAT from Paenibacillus sp. JNUCC-31 includes:
- a CDS encoding phage tail sheath family protein translates to MAGGTWTTQNKVRPGVYMNFASEGSLPGTVGERGTVALALPLSWGQAGTILTVQAGEDVQAKLGYDWPQLLLIREALKRAQTLLLYRLNAGTTAKATLDKLTVTAQHGGVRGNDLAVVISANINDPDQLDVSTLLAGKEVDKQTASTIEELEANAYVTFTGAGALTTTAALPLTGGQDGTATNQEHADFLTKLEVLDFNTVGLISDDATLKSVYTAYIKRLRDTEGKKVQLVLADYPAADHEGVISVKNGVVLADGTVLTPKQTVAWTAGATAGANLNESLTFRAYDDAVDVNGRLTHSETEAALRNGEFVFTASSNRAVVEQDVNTFRSVTPDKARHFAKNRVVRVLDGIANDMKRIFESYFIGKVNNNEDGRSLFRSQCVTYLKQLQDIGAIQNFDSKTDITVTPGNETDSILIEIQVQPVDSVEKVYMKVKVV
- a CDS encoding phage tail tube protein; this encodes MAFLKASDTISGQEGRAYATINGQTEEMFYVKTLEATVEKQKAEVKTLGRRGVQHKATGWSGSGSMTIFYTTSRFRELMLQYMQNGVDTYFDIEVTNEDPSSTIGKQTVTLKGVNLDSVIMASLDTESEALEEEVSFTFEDVDMPVSFNLPK